The Chryseolinea soli genome contains a region encoding:
- a CDS encoding glycosyltransferase family 2 protein codes for MDLSIVIVNFNTFDLTRACIESIYQTLDPTRVSFEIILVDNHSTDRPADTFAELFPGLVLIKAGENLGFGRANNEGMAVARGQFFLLLNSDTIVLPGALEQCFTFMTSPFAQAQNIGLLGCRLLNEDKTLQPSVWPYLHNNLWTFFKLENPIAHAIVRRLGRDKHQNFDFTRTQRVGDVSGAFMFLRADVARDTGYFDTDFFMYCEDTEWIRERIAKNYAVYYFPEASIIHLGGKSAPRDLMYIQSRLSLSLVWYKKGWLHYIGYLLVGCINCLTILVTMPFCTAATRTLLKKVLHAYRVLFPYFLRDIPSQSREMNARHSKLIYKPALKVMRVQV; via the coding sequence ATGGATCTCTCCATTGTGATTGTCAATTTCAACACATTCGACCTCACCCGGGCCTGCATCGAATCTATTTACCAAACACTGGATCCGACGCGGGTCTCGTTTGAGATCATCTTGGTGGACAATCATTCGACAGACCGGCCTGCCGACACCTTTGCCGAACTTTTTCCGGGACTTGTGTTGATCAAAGCCGGTGAGAATCTTGGTTTTGGCCGGGCAAACAACGAGGGTATGGCCGTGGCCCGGGGTCAATTTTTCCTGCTGCTCAATTCCGACACCATCGTGTTGCCCGGAGCGCTGGAACAATGCTTCACGTTCATGACTTCGCCGTTTGCCCAAGCGCAAAACATTGGCCTGCTGGGCTGCCGGTTGTTGAACGAAGACAAAACCCTTCAACCTTCCGTGTGGCCCTACCTCCACAATAATTTGTGGACCTTTTTCAAGCTCGAGAATCCAATTGCCCACGCCATCGTGCGTCGCCTTGGCCGCGACAAACATCAAAACTTCGACTTCACCCGCACGCAACGGGTGGGCGATGTGTCGGGCGCGTTCATGTTCCTGCGCGCCGACGTGGCCCGCGATACCGGCTATTTCGATACTGATTTTTTTATGTATTGTGAAGACACCGAGTGGATCCGCGAACGCATCGCCAAAAACTATGCTGTCTATTATTTTCCGGAAGCTTCCATCATTCACCTGGGTGGCAAAAGTGCGCCGCGGGACTTGATGTATATTCAATCGCGACTGTCCTTGTCGTTAGTGTGGTACAAAAAAGGATGGCTGCACTACATCGGTTATCTGCTCGTGGGCTGCATAAATTGTCTCACCATCTTGGTGACGATGCCTTTCTGCACGGCTGCCACGCGCACGCTGTTGAAAAAAGTCTTACATGCCTACCGCGTTCTCTTCCCTTACTTCCTGCGCGACATTCCCTCGCAGTCGCGGGAGATGAATGCCCGCCATTCAAAACTAATTTACA